A genomic window from Cicer arietinum cultivar CDC Frontier isolate Library 1 unplaced genomic scaffold, Cicar.CDCFrontier_v2.0 Ca_scaffold_5346_v2.0, whole genome shotgun sequence includes:
- the LOC140919153 gene encoding secreted RxLR effector protein 161-like encodes MDRVPYASVVRSLMHAMICTRPDIAQVVGEKFILVEYYNSYMTGDIYSGKSTSGYMIKFVEGVVAWQSILHKCVALCKTEAKFIAITDAWICDVLEAKLLELAKVHTYLM; translated from the exons ATGGATCGAGTTCCTTATGCGTCTGTTGTGCGTAGTTTGATGCATGCAATGATATGTACAAGGCCAGATATTGCGCAAGTTGTTG gtgaaaaatttattttggtgGAGTACTATAACTCATATATGACTGGAGATATTTACTCGGGGAAGTCCACTTCCGGCTACATGATTAAATTTGTAGAGGGAGTTGTGGCTTGGCAATCCATATTGCATAAATGTGTAGCATTGTGTAAAACTGAGGCAAAGTTCATTGCCATTACCGATGCTTGG ATATGTGATGTTTTGGAAGCTAAGTTGTTGGAGTTGGCTAAAGTTCATACTTATTTAATG